A genomic segment from Pseudomonadota bacterium encodes:
- a CDS encoding VOC family protein, with amino-acid sequence MYRLHMHVSVPDMDEAIRFYGNLFNAPPTTARDDYAKWLLDDPRINFAVSLNTSPDRTGLDHVGIQADTRDAFSALDQRLRQNEPTADAEGCVHCCYAISDKTSIVDPAGLVWETYVTHGASEHWKTRPVEPGHPALD; translated from the coding sequence ATGTACCGACTTCACATGCACGTTTCCGTCCCCGATATGGACGAAGCCATTCGTTTCTACGGCAACCTCTTCAACGCGCCGCCGACCACGGCACGAGACGACTATGCCAAATGGCTGCTGGACGACCCGCGCATCAACTTCGCGGTCAGCCTCAACACCAGTCCCGACCGTACCGGTCTGGACCACGTCGGTATCCAGGCTGACACCAGGGACGCGTTCTCGGCCCTCGACCAGCGCCTGCGACAGAACGAACCGACCGCCGACGCGGAAGGTTGCGTCCACTGTTGCTACGCGATCTCCGACAAGACCAGCATCGTCGATCCGGCGGGTCTCGTTTGGGAGACCTATGTGACCCACGGTGCAAGCGAGCACTGGAAGACAAGGCCGGTAGAGCCCGGTCACCCGGCCCTCGACTAA
- a CDS encoding GNAT family N-acetyltransferase, with the protein MPLLAAAPMTQRLRFDRFRESDADDLAAILADPEVTRHITANGSSSERCAATAQNRIAWHNSTWDEKGYGVWALRVRDETVAAPDRVIGWCGFVPPDIDAQEPEILYGLARDVWGVGLGQEAARAAIDWLFETTSLAGASAIISTKLNPASVNVVTKLGMTVRGTLAYTNFLSPGPLARDVLDYELWRLGDGPADDNDTLIFQTCFRIGQLMAVNDVDPDAMEADLAAKAALRSDGDTQGGDAARAAFRAGLETPWMDWFYLDRERLVPAI; encoded by the coding sequence ATGCCTCTTCTCGCCGCCGCGCCCATGACACAACGCCTGCGTTTCGACCGCTTCCGTGAGAGTGACGCCGACGACCTGGCCGCCATCCTGGCCGACCCGGAAGTGACCCGGCACATCACCGCCAACGGATCATCGAGCGAACGTTGCGCGGCGACGGCGCAAAACCGCATCGCCTGGCACAACAGCACGTGGGACGAGAAGGGCTATGGTGTGTGGGCGCTTCGTGTTCGCGACGAGACGGTCGCCGCTCCCGACAGGGTGATCGGCTGGTGCGGTTTCGTGCCGCCGGATATCGACGCGCAGGAACCGGAGATCCTCTATGGCCTGGCGCGCGACGTCTGGGGCGTGGGTCTGGGCCAGGAAGCCGCACGCGCGGCCATCGATTGGTTGTTCGAGACGACATCGCTGGCCGGAGCCTCGGCGATCATCTCGACCAAACTCAACCCCGCCTCGGTCAACGTGGTGACGAAACTGGGCATGACCGTGCGCGGCACGCTCGCCTACACCAACTTTCTGTCACCAGGGCCGCTAGCGCGTGACGTTCTGGACTATGAACTCTGGCGGCTCGGCGATGGTCCCGCCGACGACAACGACACCCTGATCTTTCAAACCTGCTTTCGCATCGGTCAGTTGATGGCCGTCAACGACGTCGATCCCGATGCGATGGAAGCAGACTTGGCGGCAAAGGCGGCGCTACGCAGCGACGGCGACACCCAAGGTGGCGACGCCGCGCGCGCCGCGTTTCGCGCCGGCTTGGAAACGCCATGGATGGACTGGTTCTATCTCGATCGCGAGCGGCTGGTGCCTGCCATTTGA
- a CDS encoding universal stress protein — MIKRVLVGVCQSPAQNDMASLAVTIAQNAGASVTGLAVVDADRIAPVSPAVTGVYSSQIKQRESELAAARDQADVHMAPLRKAVEAAGVPFHEMKLEGDSADVLQDAWRFQDLFLMANRPWPPGERTAMQVTAVLRLIASGVRPVIAVPPGAAAAPKTVMVAMSGSLECAKSMKNLLQMNIWPEAALHLVTSAPVKTGEPAEQLLEHAAEFAQSYGRQTSTEIIERPADRTGALLGAAEEVGAEAIVIGSSYKRFLAVQRFGSHAQELLQRFPGAVFVSH, encoded by the coding sequence ATGATCAAACGCGTGCTGGTCGGCGTCTGCCAATCGCCGGCCCAGAACGACATGGCATCCCTGGCCGTCACAATCGCCCAGAACGCCGGCGCTAGCGTCACGGGCCTCGCCGTGGTCGATGCCGACCGCATCGCGCCCGTGTCACCGGCAGTGACCGGCGTCTACTCGTCGCAAATCAAACAGCGCGAGAGCGAGCTGGCGGCCGCGCGCGATCAGGCGGACGTCCACATGGCGCCGCTGCGCAAGGCGGTCGAGGCAGCGGGCGTGCCGTTCCATGAAATGAAACTGGAAGGCGACAGCGCCGACGTGCTGCAGGACGCCTGGCGCTTCCAGGACCTCTTTTTGATGGCCAACCGTCCGTGGCCACCCGGTGAGCGCACGGCCATGCAGGTGACGGCGGTGTTGCGCCTGATCGCCAGCGGTGTTCGCCCGGTCATCGCCGTCCCGCCAGGCGCGGCGGCCGCGCCCAAGACCGTCATGGTCGCGATGTCCGGCTCGCTGGAATGCGCGAAGTCGATGAAGAACCTCTTACAGATGAACATCTGGCCCGAGGCGGCGCTGCACCTGGTGACCTCGGCGCCGGTCAAAACGGGCGAGCCGGCCGAGCAGCTTCTGGAGCACGCAGCCGAGTTCGCCCAGTCCTATGGCCGCCAGACATCGACCGAGATCATCGAACGCCCGGCCGACCGCACCGGCGCCCTGCTCGGCGCCGCCGAGGAGGTTGGCGCGGAAGCGATTGTCATCGGCTCAAGCTACAAACGCTTCCTGGCCGTGCAACGCTTCGGCAGTCACGCGCAAGAACTGCTGCAACGCTTCCCCGGCGCGGTGTTCGTCTCGCACTAG
- a CDS encoding carbonic anhydrase, producing MTNTTAPPSKAVLLPEHLFRGYRRFRQARYAEEAALFRELAEGQSPRTMIIGCADSRVDPATIFAAAPGELFVVRNVGAIVPPCDLHHPETGSFHGTSAALEFAVTVLGVSEIVVMGHGSCGGVAAALAAENAPQGRFIGPWVDLLAPARDQLRACGEHLSASERQRTLEHLAVEQSLRHLTTFPFVTDAIDAGRLELHGAWFSIAEGELHWLDKESGDFMPVNAS from the coding sequence ATGACCAACACCACGGCACCGCCATCAAAGGCGGTGTTGCTGCCCGAGCATTTGTTTCGCGGTTACCGTCGTTTTCGCCAGGCGCGCTACGCCGAGGAGGCGGCGTTGTTCCGCGAACTCGCCGAAGGCCAGTCGCCGCGCACCATGATCATCGGCTGCGCCGACAGCCGGGTCGACCCGGCGACGATCTTTGCGGCCGCGCCGGGCGAGCTCTTCGTCGTGCGCAATGTCGGCGCCATCGTGCCGCCCTGCGACCTCCACCATCCGGAGACCGGCTCGTTCCACGGCACGTCCGCGGCCCTGGAGTTTGCCGTGACCGTTTTGGGTGTGAGCGAGATCGTCGTCATGGGCCATGGGTCGTGCGGCGGCGTGGCGGCAGCACTCGCGGCTGAGAACGCGCCGCAGGGCCGGTTCATCGGCCCCTGGGTCGACTTGCTCGCGCCGGCGCGCGACCAGCTGCGCGCGTGTGGAGAACATCTCAGCGCCTCCGAACGCCAACGTACGCTAGAGCACTTGGCCGTCGAACAATCGCTTCGTCATCTGACGACGTTCCCCTTTGTCACCGACGCGATCGACGCCGGACGTCTGGAACTGCACGGTGCGTGGTTCTCGATCGCCGAAGGCGAACTTCACTGGCTCGACAAGGAATCCGGTGACTTCATGCCGGTCAACGCCAGCTGA
- a CDS encoding glutathione S-transferase family protein, producing MTSGAPGIEVYWGSGSPFAWRVLLTAALKQIPYTSHQLQFSQKDHKAPAYLALNDRGEVPVLRDGDVTLTESIAIMTYLDARFPDPPLFGADAVATAEIWRWVFATVYHIEPNANRIIGPAFARAIDDHADDMRAAAGDLHAEFARFEAVLGERPWLAGETVSAADIVAHTYGAFFLRIAARDTLRHLDLGFDTLGDRYPNVDAWRLRTTELPGYDAAYPPHWRDGSA from the coding sequence ATGACCAGCGGCGCGCCGGGCATAGAGGTTTACTGGGGCAGTGGCAGCCCCTTTGCCTGGCGCGTCCTCCTGACCGCGGCGCTGAAGCAGATCCCCTATACCTCGCACCAGCTTCAGTTCTCCCAGAAGGACCATAAGGCGCCGGCTTACCTGGCGCTCAACGACCGCGGCGAGGTGCCGGTGCTGCGCGACGGCGACGTCACGCTCACCGAGTCCATCGCGATCATGACCTATCTCGATGCCCGCTTCCCCGATCCCCCGCTGTTCGGCGCCGATGCGGTGGCGACGGCAGAGATCTGGCGCTGGGTCTTCGCCACCGTCTATCACATCGAGCCCAACGCCAACCGCATCATTGGTCCGGCCTTCGCCCGCGCGATCGACGATCACGCCGACGACATGCGCGCCGCCGCCGGCGACCTGCACGCGGAGTTCGCCCGCTTCGAAGCCGTCTTGGGTGAGCGCCCCTGGCTTGCCGGCGAGACGGTGAGCGCCGCCGACATCGTCGCCCACACCTATGGCGCCTTCTTCCTGCGCATCGCCGCACGCGACACCCTGCGCCACCTCGACCTCGGCTTCGATACGCTCGGCGACCGCTATCCCAACGTCGATGCATGGCGTTTGCGCACGACCGAACTGCCGGGCTACGACGCCGCCTATCCGCCGCATTGGCGAGACGGCAGCGCATAA
- a CDS encoding metalloregulator ArsR/SmtB family transcription factor: MRSENAIDALLALGQETRLAAYRLLVEHEPHGLPSGEIAARLGANASTVSRHLAQLERAKLLRSWREQRQIMYAINHDGTEQLLRFLTEDCCKVHHASPHTTSRRASSKRREPARAR; the protein is encoded by the coding sequence ATGAGATCAGAAAACGCCATCGACGCCTTGTTGGCTCTGGGGCAGGAGACCCGCCTGGCGGCCTACCGTCTGCTGGTCGAGCATGAGCCTCACGGTCTGCCGTCCGGCGAAATCGCGGCCAGGCTCGGCGCCAACGCCTCGACCGTGTCGCGCCACCTGGCCCAGCTCGAACGGGCGAAACTGCTGCGTTCGTGGCGCGAGCAGCGCCAGATCATGTATGCGATCAACCACGACGGCACCGAGCAGCTGCTGCGTTTCCTGACCGAAGACTGCTGCAAGGTGCATCACGCATCGCCGCACACCACGTCACGCCGCGCATCAAGCAAGCGTCGCGAGCCCGCTCGCGCCCGCTGA
- a CDS encoding aldo/keto reductase, whose product MGSWITFNVGDDENLRDERAQVLQRFFDLGGAMVDSSPMYGTAQEVIGYCLDHTVNNENLFSATKVWTLLQSDGPAQMAEARQLWGVDSFDLIQVHNLVNWEGHMETLLEDRARGELKYIGITTSHGRRHEEFEEILETQPIDFIQLTYNIMQRQAEQRLLPLAAERGVAVVANRPFQGGTLFEMFGEQPLPEWAGELGVENWAQFFLKFIVSHPAITCAIPATSRVDHMDENMGALYGVLPDAATRQRMVDYVESLSI is encoded by the coding sequence ATGGGAAGCTGGATCACCTTTAATGTCGGAGACGACGAAAACCTGCGCGACGAGCGCGCCCAGGTGCTGCAACGCTTCTTTGATCTGGGCGGCGCGATGGTCGATTCATCGCCCATGTACGGTACCGCCCAGGAAGTGATCGGCTATTGCCTGGATCACACGGTGAACAACGAAAACCTGTTCTCCGCGACCAAGGTCTGGACGCTGCTGCAGTCCGACGGTCCGGCCCAGATGGCCGAGGCGCGCCAGCTTTGGGGCGTCGACAGCTTCGATCTGATCCAGGTCCACAATCTCGTCAACTGGGAGGGTCACATGGAGACCCTGCTGGAGGACCGGGCCCGAGGCGAACTGAAGTACATCGGCATCACCACGTCTCACGGCCGCCGCCATGAGGAGTTCGAGGAGATCCTCGAGACCCAGCCGATCGACTTCATTCAATTGACCTATAACATCATGCAGCGCCAGGCCGAGCAGCGCCTGTTGCCGCTGGCTGCCGAGCGCGGCGTTGCCGTGGTCGCCAACCGGCCGTTCCAGGGCGGGACGCTGTTCGAGATGTTCGGCGAGCAGCCTCTGCCCGAATGGGCCGGCGAGCTCGGCGTCGAAAACTGGGCACAGTTCTTCCTGAAGTTCATCGTCTCGCACCCCGCGATCACCTGCGCGATCCCCGCGACCTCCCGGGTCGACCACATGGACGAGAACATGGGCGCGCTCTATGGCGTGCTGCCAGATGCGGCGACACGTCAGCGGATGGTCGACTATGTGGAGAGCCTGTCGATCTAG
- a CDS encoding TetR/AcrR family transcriptional regulator, which translates to MKLTDKKRKNILAAAVREFQEHGFRGAKTTRIASNAGVSSRTLYKHFDSKEALFKEISEAMIKKKGAIGHAPFDPERDLKEQLEELVTEYVEKLTEPDTIAITRMVTAEMLIDQERSKAYVAEIAKFQNPVTRLIAEAMEAGAIRAGDAHYASRQLHGLIREFFYAPEFMFGSKQNTDGVMSDCLDMFLEHYAVSRK; encoded by the coding sequence GTGAAACTAACTGATAAGAAACGCAAAAATATTCTCGCAGCAGCGGTAAGAGAGTTTCAGGAACACGGCTTTCGAGGGGCAAAGACGACCCGCATTGCCAGCAATGCGGGTGTTTCGAGTCGCACGCTCTACAAACACTTCGACAGCAAAGAAGCTCTGTTTAAGGAAATCTCAGAGGCGATGATCAAGAAGAAGGGTGCCATCGGTCATGCTCCTTTTGATCCCGAACGCGATCTGAAAGAGCAATTGGAAGAATTGGTCACCGAATATGTCGAGAAGCTGACAGAGCCGGATACAATCGCAATCACACGGATGGTGACCGCCGAAATGCTGATCGATCAAGAACGGTCGAAAGCCTATGTCGCAGAAATCGCGAAGTTCCAAAACCCCGTCACTCGGTTAATCGCAGAAGCAATGGAGGCGGGGGCTATTCGCGCCGGGGATGCGCACTATGCGTCACGGCAGTTGCACGGCCTCATCAGAGAGTTCTTCTACGCGCCAGAGTTCATGTTTGGCTCAAAACAAAACACAGATGGTGTAATGTCGGACTGCTTGGACATGTTCTTGGAGCACTATGCAGTGAGCCGCAAATAG
- a CDS encoding amidase family protein, with amino-acid sequence MNLAEYASYDATGLARLVRDGEVTAGELQRLAVAGAEAVNPDLNAVIEIFEDRRGGIEADAVPDGSFRGVPYFIKDLGCAEAGRTRESGSRLAAGFVARDDTETMRRVRDAGLVSLGRTTTPEFGATGTTESVLTGATCNPWNTGHSSGGSSGGSSAIIAAGVVPMASGGDGGGSLRIPASACGLVGLKPSRGRVTKAPGGSVLVSPLPIELGMTRSVRDTAGLLDAMHGPAPGEAFVIAPPFRPYVQEVGAPTRTLRIGMSTQPWGPYAPDPQVVEAVQKTGTLLESMGNKVEEASPAISFESYFTTFADLWCSAKPAMLGAVAAETGRPIDDTTVEPNVLAMYERGLGMSATDLILALDRVNTISRQMAGFFDTYDVLMTPTIARPPAPLGTVDLNHAGEDMQAIMDRLMGYFCYTPLINMTGQPAISLPLHWTADGLPVGVHFVARFGAEDLLLRLAGALEVAAPWRDRRPPVHVAST; translated from the coding sequence ATGAATCTTGCGGAGTACGCGTCCTATGACGCGACCGGTCTGGCGCGGCTGGTGCGCGATGGTGAGGTGACGGCGGGCGAGTTGCAGCGGCTGGCGGTCGCGGGCGCGGAGGCGGTCAATCCTGACCTTAACGCCGTCATCGAGATCTTCGAGGACCGGCGCGGCGGCATCGAGGCCGACGCGGTGCCCGACGGCTCGTTTCGCGGCGTTCCCTACTTCATCAAGGATCTCGGTTGCGCGGAAGCCGGCCGCACGCGAGAGTCGGGCAGCCGCCTGGCCGCGGGCTTCGTCGCGCGCGACGATACGGAGACGATGCGCCGCGTCCGCGACGCCGGCTTGGTGTCGTTGGGACGCACGACGACGCCTGAGTTTGGCGCGACCGGCACCACGGAATCCGTTCTGACCGGCGCGACATGCAACCCGTGGAACACCGGCCACAGTTCCGGCGGATCCAGCGGTGGCTCCTCGGCGATCATCGCGGCGGGCGTGGTGCCGATGGCCAGCGGCGGCGATGGCGGCGGGTCGCTGCGCATCCCGGCCAGCGCCTGCGGCCTTGTCGGCCTTAAACCGTCACGCGGTCGGGTGACGAAGGCGCCCGGCGGCTCAGTTCTGGTGTCGCCGCTTCCCATCGAACTTGGCATGACGCGCAGCGTGCGTGACACCGCCGGACTGCTCGACGCCATGCACGGTCCGGCGCCGGGTGAGGCATTTGTGATCGCGCCGCCCTTTCGTCCCTATGTTCAGGAAGTCGGCGCGCCGACCAGGACGCTCAGGATCGGCATGTCGACCCAGCCTTGGGGACCCTATGCACCCGATCCCCAAGTCGTCGAAGCGGTGCAGAAGACGGGGACGCTGCTCGAAAGCATGGGCAACAAGGTCGAAGAGGCGAGCCCCGCGATCAGCTTCGAAAGCTACTTCACGACCTTCGCCGATCTCTGGTGTTCGGCCAAACCGGCCATGCTGGGCGCAGTCGCGGCGGAGACCGGACGGCCCATCGACGACACGACCGTCGAACCCAACGTGCTCGCCATGTACGAGCGCGGTCTTGGCATGAGCGCCACCGACCTCATCCTGGCGCTTGACCGGGTCAACACGATCAGCCGCCAAATGGCGGGTTTCTTTGACACCTACGATGTGTTGATGACGCCGACCATTGCGCGTCCGCCGGCGCCCCTCGGCACGGTTGATCTAAACCACGCGGGCGAGGACATGCAGGCGATCATGGATCGCCTCATGGGTTACTTCTGCTACACGCCACTGATCAACATGACCGGCCAGCCGGCCATCAGTTTGCCGTTGCACTGGACGGCGGACGGTCTTCCGGTCGGCGTGCATTTCGTCGCGCGCTTCGGCGCGGAGGATCTTCTGCTGCGTCTGGCCGGTGCGCTCGAGGTCGCGGCGCCGTGGCGCGATCGCCGCCCGCCGGTCCACGTCGCCAGCACTTGA
- a CDS encoding DNA alkylation repair protein, translated as MTDVAAVLDRLRAMRNAENVAGMARFGINPEGTLGISVADLREIARGLGRDHGLAEALWQSGIHEARILAVLVDDPKQVDEDQAERWVVDVDSWDVCDQLCMGLLRKTPFAHAKAKAWCRRKETFVRRAGFALIATLSVHDKKAPDKVFLAYLPLIRGAATDERNFVKKAVNWSLRQIGKRNAALNAKALALAEGLIAMDNKTARWIGRNARRELTSDAVQGRLGTKCAIGRPFD; from the coding sequence ATGACGGATGTCGCGGCCGTCCTCGATCGCCTGAGGGCGATGCGCAACGCCGAGAACGTCGCGGGCATGGCGCGCTTCGGCATCAACCCCGAGGGCACCCTCGGCATTTCCGTCGCCGACCTGCGTGAAATCGCTAGGGGACTGGGCCGCGACCACGGGCTTGCCGAGGCGCTGTGGCAAAGCGGCATCCACGAAGCCCGCATCCTGGCCGTCCTGGTCGACGATCCCAAGCAGGTCGACGAGGATCAGGCCGAGCGCTGGGTCGTCGACGTCGATTCCTGGGATGTCTGCGACCAGCTTTGCATGGGCCTGTTGCGCAAGACGCCCTTCGCGCACGCCAAGGCGAAAGCGTGGTGCAGGCGCAAGGAAACCTTCGTGCGCCGCGCTGGCTTCGCGCTGATCGCGACGCTCTCCGTGCATGACAAGAAGGCGCCCGACAAGGTTTTTCTGGCCTATCTGCCGCTCATCCGCGGCGCCGCCACCGACGAGCGCAACTTCGTCAAGAAAGCCGTCAACTGGTCGCTGCGCCAGATCGGCAAGCGCAACGCCGCGCTCAACGCGAAAGCCCTGGCACTCGCCGAAGGCCTCATCGCCATGGACAATAAGACCGCCCGCTGGATCGGCCGAAACGCCCGCCGCGAACTGACCAGCGACGCCGTTCAGGGACGTTTGGGCACCAAATGCGCCATCGGAAGACCATTTGATTAG
- a CDS encoding CehA/McbA family metallohydrolase — protein sequence MLNLPFGRPGQFYKGNLHTHSTNSDGVHAPDKVCAAYRDAGYDFLALSDHFMECYGYPVSDTRDYRTKDFTTIIAAELHAPRTEVDEIWHVHGIGLPLDFEPNKPDETGPELAERAFQAGAFVGIVHPSWYGLTHNDARQIPNAHAIEIYNHGSAIEVDRGHDWPFLDVLLNEGWRLSGYATDDAHQLTHDWLGGWVMVHAEELDPDALTESLKAGRYYSSQGPEIHGVDVDEDEVTIRCSPAAVISLQGRGSKSAMVMGDDMEQATLPLKRLKDSWFRVTVADKAGRRAWSNPIWRD from the coding sequence ATGCTCAATCTGCCATTCGGCCGGCCGGGCCAGTTCTACAAGGGCAACCTCCACACCCACTCGACCAACTCCGACGGCGTCCACGCGCCGGACAAGGTATGCGCGGCCTACCGCGATGCCGGTTACGACTTCCTGGCGCTCTCCGACCATTTCATGGAGTGCTACGGCTATCCCGTGTCCGACACCCGCGATTACCGCACCAAGGACTTCACCACCATCATCGCCGCGGAGCTTCACGCGCCGCGTACCGAGGTCGACGAGATCTGGCATGTCCACGGCATCGGCCTGCCGCTCGATTTCGAACCCAACAAGCCTGACGAGACAGGGCCGGAGCTTGCCGAGCGCGCTTTTCAGGCCGGCGCCTTTGTCGGCATCGTCCACCCGTCCTGGTACGGGCTGACCCACAACGACGCGCGCCAGATCCCGAACGCCCACGCGATCGAGATCTACAACCACGGCAGCGCCATCGAGGTCGATCGCGGCCATGACTGGCCGTTTCTGGACGTGCTGTTGAACGAGGGCTGGCGGCTCAGCGGCTACGCCACCGACGACGCCCATCAATTGACCCATGACTGGCTCGGCGGCTGGGTCATGGTGCACGCCGAGGAACTGGACCCCGATGCGCTGACTGAATCGTTGAAGGCGGGGCGCTACTACTCAAGCCAGGGCCCGGAGATCCACGGCGTCGACGTTGACGAGGACGAGGTCACGATCCGCTGCTCGCCCGCCGCGGTCATCTCGCTGCAGGGCCGGGGCTCGAAGTCGGCCATGGTCATGGGCGATGACATGGAGCAGGCGACCTTGCCGCTGAAACGGCTGAAGGACAGCTGGTTCCGCGTCACGGTCGCCGACAAGGCCGGTAGGCGCGCCTGGTCGAACCCGATCTGGCGCGACTAA
- a CDS encoding DUF6064 family protein: MLPFDADTLISLYGQVNRALWPAQLAVFVLAAALVALPFKPFAQAGRLAGLVLAGGWLTCGVVFHLGYFAPLNFAAPIYGWCFVAQALLLLWTLALRGNVWFLWDGSFYGWAGLILALVALLVAPLATGLFGDGLAAAELPGLMPDPTALFTLALLLLVRARAPWHLIVLPCLWCLVAMATGWILEAPSLMILPAAGVLATLLLIAKNRRAAV, encoded by the coding sequence ATGCTGCCGTTCGACGCCGACACACTGATCAGTCTCTATGGGCAGGTGAACCGGGCGCTATGGCCGGCGCAGCTGGCCGTCTTCGTTCTGGCCGCCGCGTTGGTCGCCCTTCCCTTCAAGCCGTTCGCGCAGGCCGGACGCCTGGCTGGCCTGGTCCTTGCCGGCGGCTGGCTCACCTGCGGCGTGGTCTTTCACCTCGGCTACTTCGCGCCACTCAACTTCGCGGCGCCGATCTATGGCTGGTGCTTCGTCGCCCAGGCCCTGTTGCTGCTGTGGACCCTCGCCCTGCGCGGCAACGTCTGGTTCCTTTGGGACGGCAGTTTCTATGGCTGGGCGGGCCTGATCTTGGCGCTCGTGGCGCTGCTTGTCGCGCCTCTGGCCACGGGACTGTTCGGCGACGGCTTGGCGGCGGCCGAACTGCCTGGCCTGATGCCCGATCCGACCGCCCTCTTCACGCTCGCGCTTTTGCTCCTCGTGCGCGCCCGCGCGCCATGGCACCTGATCGTGCTGCCTTGCCTTTGGTGTCTGGTCGCCATGGCGACGGGCTGGATCCTGGAGGCACCCTCCTTGATGATCCTGCCCGCCGCAGGCGTTCTGGCCACCCTTTTGCTGATCGCCAAGAACCGGCGGGCTGCCGTGTGA
- a CDS encoding nuclear transport factor 2 family protein produces the protein MTTAAPAFAEEDKSLGQPITSENIVDVLEIQRVVTNLTLAVDTAKWDVVADLLEPELETTIGEPVNAPSVMKTEDEILARWRGFYESAERIVIHHVTSNERIYFNDADNADVYSKGVIVLENTPAGQYTEDGGMLRGYRWVNYEFGVTRTDAGWKVNKVNVEYLVQEFESFPPSN, from the coding sequence ATGACCACAGCCGCGCCAGCTTTCGCCGAAGAGGATAAATCTCTGGGCCAGCCCATCACCTCTGAGAACATTGTCGATGTTCTCGAGATTCAACGGGTCGTCACTAACCTGACGCTCGCCGTGGACACTGCGAAATGGGACGTCGTCGCAGACCTCTTGGAGCCAGAACTCGAAACTACGATTGGAGAGCCTGTAAACGCCCCGTCGGTGATGAAGACAGAGGACGAAATTCTGGCACGGTGGAGAGGCTTCTATGAATCTGCAGAGCGGATTGTCATCCATCACGTGACGTCAAATGAACGCATTTACTTCAATGATGCTGACAATGCTGATGTCTACAGCAAAGGCGTGATCGTGCTTGAGAACACCCCTGCAGGGCAATACACCGAAGACGGCGGTATGCTGCGCGGCTATCGTTGGGTGAACTATGAATTCGGTGTCACCAGAACCGATGCCGGTTGGAAAGTAAACAAGGTCAACGTCGAGTACCTTGTCCAAGAGTTTGAGTCTTTCCCACCCTCGAACTGA
- a CDS encoding transcriptional regulator: METHDAKRVAIIIEAPMKSRLTDAIEAAGVTGYSILPVIGGSGRSGHWSSEGQVGRAGGMVQVVCVIRPDRLDGLLDSIFQVVERHIGVVAVSDCQVLRAERF, encoded by the coding sequence ATGGAAACTCATGATGCCAAACGTGTTGCCATCATCATCGAAGCGCCGATGAAGAGTCGGCTGACCGACGCGATAGAGGCCGCCGGCGTGACCGGCTATTCGATCCTGCCGGTCATCGGCGGCTCCGGGCGCTCGGGCCACTGGAGCAGCGAGGGCCAGGTCGGGCGCGCCGGTGGCATGGTCCAGGTCGTCTGCGTCATCCGGCCCGACCGGCTCGATGGCCTCCTGGATTCGATCTTCCAGGTTGTCGAGCGCCATATCGGCGTGGTCGCCGTCAGCGACTGTCAGGTGCTGCGCGCGGAACGTTTCTGA